The Gemella haemolysans genome includes a region encoding these proteins:
- a CDS encoding LexA family protein → MATSTERINQIMKEKRLRQIDVLNLAKPFQEKYNIKFSKSHLSQYVNGKSNPDNEKIFLLSKVFGVTEAWLLGYDVHRYERIEEAKINEPQTLQGLKIPVLGTVAAGIPISAVEDILDYEEVPQSWENQGEFFGLRIKGDSMKPDINDGDTVIVRQQSTANNGDVVIALVNGDDATCKKFEKLGNGIMLISNNSEYSPMYFSNEEVLTKPVVIIGRVVELRRKF, encoded by the coding sequence ATGGCAACTTCTACTGAAAGAATAAATCAAATAATGAAAGAAAAAAGATTAAGACAAATAGACGTTCTTAATTTAGCTAAACCATTTCAAGAGAAATATAATATAAAATTTTCTAAAAGCCACTTATCTCAATATGTAAATGGCAAATCAAATCCAGATAACGAAAAAATCTTCCTATTATCAAAAGTATTTGGTGTTACAGAAGCGTGGTTATTAGGATACGATGTACATAGATACGAAAGAATAGAAGAAGCTAAAATTAATGAACCTCAAACCCTTCAAGGCTTAAAAATCCCAGTATTAGGAACAGTCGCAGCAGGTATCCCTATATCAGCTGTTGAGGATATACTGGACTATGAGGAAGTACCTCAATCGTGGGAAAATCAAGGAGAATTCTTTGGACTTAGAATCAAAGGTGACAGTATGAAACCAGATATAAACGATGGAGATACAGTTATAGTCAGACAACAATCAACAGCTAACAATGGAGATGTGGTAATTGCTCTAGTAAATGGAGACGATGCAACATGTAAGAAATTTGAAAAGCTTGGTAATGGAATAATGCTAATATCTAACAATTCAGAATACTCACCTATGTACTTTTCAAACGAAGAAGTACTTACAAAACCAGTAGTCATTATTGGAAGAGTTGTTGAGTTAAGAAGGAAATTTTAG
- a CDS encoding type II toxin-antitoxin system PemK/MazF family toxin: MESNENVNNKKKLSRARDILISVANNPRNKKFKKLASSEIFRAKQLRNDNNNHTKHFKRYKKGSIIFVDFGTGIGNEFSHPHFCVVMDNKDNPKKGTLTVIPFTSKEKKDFINLDKNMIYKFFDQTVKDIQERNRLLTAILDFQANPLTKKPGVYYPKNMDVQLLINDLAKRHNKTGNLRINEAKLLIKKDEDYSKEIAEFYLKYNKNTYANVQAITTISKFRIFKPINPLDPIGKITLSDRILKILETELIKNLTTYKIDKP, from the coding sequence ATGGAATCTAATGAAAATGTAAATAATAAGAAAAAACTAAGTAGAGCTAGAGATATTTTGATTAGTGTTGCAAATAATCCAAGAAATAAAAAATTTAAAAAATTAGCATCTTCTGAAATATTTAGAGCCAAACAATTAAGAAATGACAATAATAACCACACAAAACACTTCAAACGATATAAAAAAGGCTCTATAATCTTTGTTGATTTTGGAACAGGAATAGGGAATGAATTTTCACATCCTCATTTTTGTGTAGTTATGGACAACAAAGATAATCCTAAAAAGGGGACGCTAACCGTAATACCTTTTACCTCTAAAGAAAAGAAAGATTTTATAAATCTTGATAAGAACATGATTTATAAGTTTTTTGACCAAACAGTAAAAGATATTCAAGAAAGGAATAGACTTTTAACAGCTATTTTGGATTTTCAAGCTAATCCATTAACAAAAAAGCCTGGAGTGTATTATCCGAAAAATATGGACGTTCAACTTTTAATCAATGATTTAGCGAAACGACACAATAAAACTGGTAATTTAAGAATTAATGAAGCTAAGTTATTAATAAAAAAAGACGAAGATTATTCAAAAGAAATAGCAGAGTTTTATCTTAAATATAATAAAAATACATATGCTAACGTACAGGCAATAACAACTATTAGTAAATTTAGAATTTTTAAACCTATTAATCCTTTAGATCCTATAGGAAAAATAACATTATCAGATAGAATTTTAAAAATATTAGAAACTGAACTTATAAAAAATTTAACAACCTATAAAATTGACAAACCATAA
- a CDS encoding helix-turn-helix domain-containing protein, whose translation MKAFYLEVKEQLEHKGMTIYRLSKETGIFEQTLYSMFNGNTSSPQLDNAVKIAKVLDIDLNKLKVGD comes from the coding sequence ATGAAAGCATTTTATTTAGAAGTAAAAGAACAACTAGAACATAAAGGAATGACAATTTACAGGTTGTCGAAAGAAACTGGAATTTTTGAACAAACATTATATTCAATGTTTAATGGCAACACATCTAGTCCTCAGTTAGATAACGCTGTTAAGATAGCTAAGGTATTAGACATAGATTTAAATAAATTAAAAGTAGGTGATTAA
- a CDS encoding DUF739 family protein, with protein sequence MKFNYDKLLGRIVEVYGNQSNFAKDMKLSERSISFKLNNVRRWKDTEIKLAMQLLKIPESKVHLYFFNE encoded by the coding sequence ATGAAATTTAATTATGATAAATTACTGGGAAGAATAGTTGAGGTCTATGGAAATCAAAGTAACTTTGCTAAAGATATGAAACTCTCTGAACGTAGTATTTCTTTTAAATTAAACAATGTAAGACGTTGGAAAGATACTGAAATTAAATTAGCTATGCAACTTTTAAAAATCCCAGAAAGCAAAGTTCATTTATATTTTTTTAATGAATAA